In the genome of Anabaena cylindrica PCC 7122, the window ACGATATCCCCAACACTGTTGCGGGTGCTTGTCGTGCTGCGGCTAGTTATGGAGTGGATTTATTGACAATTCACTCAACTAATGGTAAGGATGCCCTGAAAGCTGCCACCGAAGCGGTACAAGTAGGAGCAGAAAAAGCGGGTACAAAACCGCCCAAATTAATTGCTATTACTTTGTTAACCAGCATTTCAACCCGACAATTGGCGTTTGAATTAAAAATACCCATAGAATTGCCAGAATTTGCTTTACAAATGGCACTTTTAGCTCAAGAATCGGGTTTAGATGGGGCTGTGTGTTCACCCCAAGAAGTGGGACAATTACGGGAAAGTTGTGGAAATGACTTTTTGCTGGTTTGTCCTGGTGTGCGGCCAACCTGGGCTGAAAAAGGAGACCAAAAGCGATCGCTCACACCCTCTCAAGCTATCAAAGCCGGTGCAGATTATCTAGTCATTGGTCGTCCAATTACTGCTGCACCTCAGCCGGAGTTAGCTTGGCAGAAGATTACCGAAGAACTAAATGAAACCTATAACCCGACTGGGAATGAATTCCCAGTCTCATAGCAAAAGTCATCTAAAAGATGACTAAAAATGCGAAAAAATCCCCAGTTTACTTTAGTAAACTTTAGTTATTAGCCCGGAAATTCATTTCTGGGCGGGTGTGGAAGCCAACGGATAAAATATTTCTAGCTTAACCTCACACAAATGAGTAGTAATAAAGCCATTCTTATTATATCTACAATGTGCTGTGTATAGTCACTACTAAGGTGATTAGGAAATCAACTAATGATAAAATTTAGACACAAAGAGATTTTCAACTCTGTCACCTGTCACCTGTCACCTGTCACCTTTTGTAGCTGGTGGTTAGTAGCCTGTAGTTATTTGCTATTCGTTTCTCCTGCATTTTCCAAAACTCTCACTCCCAAAACTGCCAACCCAGAAATAGGTAATTCTTGTTCAGAGCAAAGTTTAGAAACTTTAACTACACAATTACTGTTAGATTTACCTAGCTACGCCAACCGTGTCGCCCAACGCTCTCGTCGTCTGAGTCGCAGTGTTGATATTTTCCCTTATGTATTGGTAGCTGGTAAACCGGAGTTTCAAGCTTTACCTTTAAATCCTGGCATTGATACCGCAAATAAATATGAATCAGAGGGAGTAGAACAAGTTTTCTTTACTACCTTTGAAAGACAGTATTTAAATAAAAAAGCTGTAGAATTACAACAATTTCACTGGTTGTTTTTGACAAAAACTAAAAATGGTTGGAATGTAGTCATGATGTTTAGTCGTACTGGTGAATATCCAGTTAAACCACCTGTTGCACCAGCGAAAGATAGTAGTAGTGGTGCGATCGCACAAGGTGTTAAACTTTGGTTACGGGATTGTCAAGCAGGAAGTGTGCGAAGGCGATAGTTAGAAATATAGCGGTATGAACTGGAATGAGATACATCATAGTCCCCTCCTCGCTTGCGGGGAGGGGGTTGGGGTGGGGTTCTTGCATTTCACTCAACCGAAAATCGCTGTATAATTTTTATAAATATTTAATTTAAATGCCGTATCTAGCTAGAATTTTGCTATATCCAATTAAATCATTGGATGGTATTGAAGTAGAAAAAGCGACGATTTTACCCAGTGGCGCACTTCAGAATGACCGCGAATTTGCTATTGTTGACGTACAGGGTAAATTTGTCAATGGTAAACGCCATGCCAAAATACATTTATTGCGTTCAGAATTTTCTTTAAAAGAGAGAATTATCCACCTCAAATTTCCTGATAGCGACTCACCACAAACTTTTCATCTTGATAGAGAACAGCCAGAACTACAAGCAACATTAAGTAATTACTTCGGGTTTGCTGTCAAATTAACCCAAAACACCAACATGGGATTTCCTGATGATACAGACTCACCTGGTGCAACAGTAATTAGTACAGCAACATTAACAGAAACAGCTTCTTGGTTTCCTGGTATGAGTGTAGACGAAATGCGTCGTCGGATGCGTGCCAATATTGAAATTGATGGTGTCCCCGCATTTTGGGAAGATAAGCTGTATACTGCCAGTGGTGAAACCGTATCTTTTATAATAGGAGACGTGCAGTTTTTAGGAATTAACCCCTGTCAACGTTGCATAGTTCCTACAAGAGATTCTTCTTTAGGTGAAGCTTACCCAAACTTTCAAAAAATATTTGTGCAGAAACGCCAAGAAACTATACCCGCTTGGGTAGCGGTATCAAGATTTAATCATTTTTATAGATTGAGTGTCAATACAAAAGTAGCTAAATCAGAAGTTGGAAAAACCATAGAAATTGGCAATAATATCGAAATATCATCACAACCGATATAAAATCTCAACCTCCTCTTATCTTCCTCCTCTTTGCGCCTCTGCGCCTCTGCGTGAAAAAACTCCTCAACCCCATATCTCATCATACTTAGCCCTGACAGTAAAACCTGGATATCCTGATTCATATATAATATAGTAAATTACCAGCAGGAGTAAAAGTTATGACCATGAAAGAACTTATCCAAGCAGAAATTGACAAAATCCCAGAACAAGAACTTAATGAAGTTTATCAACTAATTAAAGATTTTACAGATAAAAAAATAGCACCAAAAAGGGAATTTTATCTCAATTAAAACAGATAAAAATTCAAGGGCCTAGAGACTTTTCCGTGAATTTTGATAAATATTTATACCAGCAAGAATTAGATGAGCAATAATCGTTATTTTTTAGATACCTCATTTATTATTGCCATAATTAATGAAAGAGATCAATATCATCAAACAGCTAATGATTTAGCAAATTATTATGATGATTCATTTTTAGTCACTTCTGATGCAATTATATTAGAAATAGCTAATGGTTTAAGTCGTAATTATAAACAAGAAGCAACTCAATTAATAGAATATTTGTTAAATGCAGAAACAGTAGAAATTATCCATGTTACTCCAGAGTTATTTCATCAAGGATTTGATTTGTACAAAAATTTTCAAGATAAAGAATGGGGTTTAGTTGACTGCATTTCTTTTGTAATTATGAAAAATAAAAATATTACTCATACTTTAAGTTTTGATCATCATTTTCAGCAAGCTAGATTTTCGTTAGTAAAATAGGGTAGCTTGCTTCCTGAAGGGTATGAAGTGAAAACCAAGATATTCTTTGTCAGAATCAGGATATCCAGGATTTAAGGATTTACAGGATTTTTGTTTGAGCTTTAATCTCTTAAAATCAAGCATTTTTGAACATTCTGTAAATTATGATTATCAGGTAATTCTATCTTAAATTTCACAATTAATCATCAAATCAATATTTAAAATATGAGGCTCTTCGGTACTTTTTATGCTAAACTATTAAACATAATGCCAACTTAATAAGCATCTAATTCGGAAATTTTCAAAGTTTTTAAATCCATATCCCGAACGTTTTATTAGTTTAAGCTTGTTATTAATTCCTTCCACAGTACCACTGGTTGTCCTATTATCAAAGTAGGCTATAATTTCCTGATACCAACGAATAATAGTATTGTTGCTATTTGGGAAGTATTTTTTAGCTCTCGATAACCACATACCTAATTTGAAAACTCCCGTATACCAATCTTGTGTAGTATTAAAAATTTGCCTAATCTTTTCTTTAAATTCGTGCATTTCCTTCAAAATAGGCGAGACATTTTTAACTTGAATCAGTTTCTCTAATTGCTCTTGGGTTAACTTATCTTCATTTTTAAGTAAGGGATATTTACTATTCTTCAATCCAGCTAATATTTCTTCATATTTAGATTTTTCTGTTGTATTTGCTTTCTTGATTAAATCTTCAACTTTCCGTTTTTCCCTTTTTCTTTGTGTATCTAATTCTTTGTTAATCTGTGTCATTACATGAAATCTATCAGCTACTACTTGAGCATTTGGCATTAATTCTGTTACTAAAGTTTTATAGCCACTCCACAAATCTATACTGACTTCTTCTATATTTTCTAGAATCTCTGTCCCCCATCCCATAAGGGTTTTCCTGATTATTTCTTGTGTTCGTCCGCTTAAAATCGCAATTAGTTTGCTCTGATCTAAATCTACTAATACTGCACAGTAATTCCCATGTCCTTTCTTCAAAGCTATTTCATCAATTCCCAGTCTTTTTAGATTTATAGGTTTTAAATCTGGTAATTCTGATGATGCGTCTTTTAACATTCTTTCTATTTCGTCTTTTGTTACTATACCTTTTGCTGCTACACTATGAATGTCGTTTTCTAAAACTTCTTGTATTGTCTTATTTGCAAGGCGATTTGTAAAAGTTCTTTTCTTTTTAACAAAATCTAAATCTTCACTAAATGGTTTTTTACATTGTTCACATTTAAACTGTCGGCGATTAATTTCTAAAAATATTTCTTTTTCTCCAAAAGGGAGGTCTTTAATAATATGTCTATGATTTTGATGTAATTTATGGCTGGTTGTGCCACAATATGGGCAGGTAGCAAATGAATTTTCTTGTTCAATTTGTAAAATCATTCCAATTCCGGTATGAAGGCGATGTGATACAACTTTTACACCGCTTAAATCCAGAATTTCTGTTAGAATTTTAATACCTTTTTTGCCAGTCATAACTTTAAGTTTATCTAAAAATAATTTGGATTGCATTTATAGTTAATAATAAATGCTCTTTGTATGTCAACCCCTACAATACCTTTAGTCATTTATTGATACATTTTTTAATATTATTTAGTGAGTGTAGCTAATAGTTTGGCATAACAACTACCGAAGAACCAAATATGATACTTTAAAATAATATCCTTAAATCCTGTAAATCCTAATTCTGACAAATTAGATTCTAGTCCCTTCAAGCTAGGGAATAAATTCCTATTAGCCATCATTCCGTATCTCATCATACCTAGCTTTTACAGCTTGTATATCCTGCCACATCAACCATTTAGGTGAACCTTTTTCTTTAGAAGAGTTACGCAACAAATAAGCGGGGTGGAAAATTGGCATACATAAACGCCCTTCCCATTCCAACCATTGACCGCGAATTTTCGTAATTCCCTGCTTACTTCCTGTAATGCCTTTGACAGCAGTTGCACCAGTTAATAAGATAATTTGCGGGTCAACTAAACGAATTTGTTCTAATAAATAAGGTTTACAAGCTGCCATTTCATCAGGGGTAGGAACTCGATTTTCTGGTGGGCGGCATTTGTTTATATTACAAATATATACATCATTCTCTGTACTCAATTCTACAGATGCCAGGATTTTCTCTAATAATTGACCTGATTTACCCACAAATGGTAAACCGGTTTCGTCTTCGCTTTGCCCTGGTGCTTCTCCAATAATCATAATTTTGGCTTGGAGATTACCACGTCCTACCACAGCATGAGTGCGATTTTCACCCAACCCACAACGACTGCAATTGTTACAGTGCTGTGCTAAGTCCGTCATACTGGCATAAGTACCGGACGGAATCGGAATTTTCGCGTCTGTGGGAATCAAATCTTTTTGGTTAAAGCTTGATTCATTAAAGAGACTCAGTTGGGTGTCGCTGCTCATGAAAATAGAGGTTTTCGCTAGGATATTTCTTTAAAGTAGACGTTTGTTGAATAAAGCAATTTGTTTGAATTCCATTGTATCAAGTAATTGTTGTTAAGGATTCAGAATCCAGAATGTTTGATATAGCAAGCAGGTCTTAACTCTTAACAGAAGAGAAAAATATTCTTCATCCTTCCTTTTTTCTAACTCCGAACTTCTAACTCCTGACTCCGAACTCCTAACTCCGAACTCCTAAATTACAATGCTTCTGGTGGAGAAATATCCGAGACAACACAAACCCCATTAGTACTAGACTTAAGACCTGGTTTAAAATTCGCTTCAGTCTTTTGAGTTGATTGGCATAGTGATGAAGATGTAGGAACAATCACTTGAGAATTTTGCACAGTGTCATTGTTTGTTTGCTGAGAAACTAAAGATAATCCCCCCAAAGCGCTTGCCACAAGGGCTGCGTAGCCTACATATAGATGTATGGGACGGATTTCTACATTTAATTTTCCAGAGTAATTTTGGGACTGATACCAAGAGGGCAAAACTGATTTTGTCTGATTGGGTATAGGTAAAGTATTAGCTAACATTGTGCCATTTAAACCTAATGCATTGCCCATAACGCGGATAAAACCACGAATCAAAACATCTTCCGGTAATGACTCTAAATCAGCATTCTCGACTGCTTGCATCTGATGAACTGATATATGAGTGTAAATATTAAGTTTTTGCAGAGTCAGACCTTGAAACTCGCGTGCTTGCTTAAGTTGTTGCCCGATTTGACGCAGATTTTCTAACCGCTGTTCTGCGGCTAGTTGTGCGGCTAGTTCACTTTTGGAAAGTTTTTGATGTTGCCGAAACCATCTGTTTGGTGTTTTGGTTTTGTCTTCTATGGTCTTATTTGCTACTACATCAGGTTGAGATTTAGTTGTAGATGATAAATTACTGGGAGTATTCTCAACCAAACTGGATGTAATAATTTTTGAATTTTGCGGTGAATTACTAGATGGTTCTAAATCTACATTTGGTAACTCAGTGTTATCTATTTTGGGATGGGTATCTATAACCATCTCATGTTTTTTTGCGAACTGCTTGAATGCTAAACTAATTGCTTCTCTACCGACAGCCTTGAATAAATTTGTTGCTTGTTCATCGGATGAACCAAGCAATTTCTGTACATTAGCGACAGCAAGGCGATATACTTTACCACGATGTAGTTCAGATTCTATCTCTCTGAGTAGCGATCGCAATTCGTCTTTACTAATTTGAACGGTAGAACTACCAGGAATGCTGAAGAAATACGCAGATGCCATAGTCATGATCTAAGTCCCTCCGGGTGCTAGGGGAAACAGTGGTTTGACCTGAGTAATTTCTTCTGTAATTAATTGCGACATCCGGAGTCCTGAGTATCATTTTTGATTATTTTTAGCCAAGACTCATAATTATTACTAGCAATATCTTCTTAACAAGCACAAATAGACCAATCATATGAAAAGAACAATGTAACTATTTCTACTGGTAGCGGCAGATAAATAATCCTTGCAATAGAGGTAATAAGTAATTTTTTTAGTTACAATATATATTCTGTATATTTATTTTTCAATTATCAGAGTAAGGATAAATACAGTTATACTTTTTAACTGTGTGGGTTCGATATTTTGGGTTGAGAATTTACTTTGAGTACCAAAATGATTGTTAATGAATTTAAACTATACATTGAATTTATATACAAATAGTTTACGTATTTACTCCAGAGGTGATGACAGTGACTGTTTTAAATGAGGCACAACAAGAACGGCTAAAAGAAATAACTGCCAATTTACGACACATTAGACAAGAAAAATCTATCCGATTAGAAGAAATTGCTGCTCAAACCCATATTCGACTATTTTTTTTACGAGCTTTAGAAGAATGGAAATTTGAGGAGTTACCGGAGCCTATTTTTGTACAAGGATTTATTCGTCGCTATGCGGATAATTTAGGACTAGATGGGACTGTGATCGCAAATAGTTTTCCTATTGATGTTGTACCTCTAGAATTTAATCATTCAACTACAAAATCAAAATTATATATACCACTTTTTGTTCCTTATATTTTTTTATTAATAGCTGCTTCTGTTGGACTATTTTATTTACTCAAACCTAAACTTTCAGGTACATCATTAGCTAAAACGCAAGACCCCATACTTAGCGTTCAACAGGAAATACTACCATCTCCAGGTCAAAGTATTTCTGCACCTCAACCATCTCCGATTATTAAGTCTACTCCTTACGCAACAACACCTTTAACTAGTCAGTCTAACCCTTCTACAAATGTGGCTATTACTTTGGAACTGAAAGGACTATCGTGGTTGCAAGTAAAAGCTGATGGCAAAACTGCATTTGAGGGAACTTTAAGTAAGGGGGAGAGCAAAACTTGGACAGCTAAAAAATCTTTGACTATACGCTCTGGTAATGCAGGTGCGGTTTTGGTATCTGTCAATGAAGAACAACCTAAACCATTAGGAAATGAGGGTCAAGTTAAGGAGGTTACATATACTAATTAATAATTCGTAATTCGTAATTCGTAATTCGTAATTCGTAATTCGTAATTCGTAATTCGTAATTTGTAATTCGTAATTTGTAATTTGTAATTCGTAATTTGTAATTTGTAATTAGGAGTCGCTGATAGCGTAGCGTAAGCTATAAAAGTCTTTTGGTTAGGACTAGGAGTCAGGAGGAAGAATTAGAAGAATAGTCTTGAATCTGAGTTTTTGGTAGTTTCAACGCTTATTCCTTGCACCTGATTCACCTTTATGAATTAATTACGAATTACGAATTATCAATTACGAATTATCAAGCTATTTTCGCTGTTTTAAGATGCCAATTAGTTGATTGCTCATAGGCATA includes:
- the pyrF gene encoding orotidine-5'-phosphate decarboxylase, with the translated sequence MTNHQIIVPLDVPDLGSAIALVDKLPQVTFWKVGLELFTSTGPTILEILKSRQKRIFLDLKFHDIPNTVAGACRAAASYGVDLLTIHSTNGKDALKAATEAVQVGAEKAGTKPPKLIAITLLTSISTRQLAFELKIPIELPEFALQMALLAQESGLDGAVCSPQEVGQLRESCGNDFLLVCPGVRPTWAEKGDQKRSLTPSQAIKAGADYLVIGRPITAAPQPELAWQKITEELNETYNPTGNEFPVS
- a CDS encoding helix-turn-helix domain-containing protein, giving the protein MTMASAYFFSIPGSSTVQISKDELRSLLREIESELHRGKVYRLAVANVQKLLGSSDEQATNLFKAVGREAISLAFKQFAKKHEMVIDTHPKIDNTELPNVDLEPSSNSPQNSKIITSSLVENTPSNLSSTTKSQPDVVANKTIEDKTKTPNRWFRQHQKLSKSELAAQLAAEQRLENLRQIGQQLKQAREFQGLTLQKLNIYTHISVHQMQAVENADLESLPEDVLIRGFIRVMGNALGLNGTMLANTLPIPNQTKSVLPSWYQSQNYSGKLNVEIRPIHLYVGYAALVASALGGLSLVSQQTNNDTVQNSQVIVPTSSSLCQSTQKTEANFKPGLKSSTNGVCVVSDISPPEAL
- a CDS encoding type II toxin-antitoxin system VapC family toxin yields the protein MSNNRYFLDTSFIIAIINERDQYHQTANDLANYYDDSFLVTSDAIILEIANGLSRNYKQEATQLIEYLLNAETVEIIHVTPELFHQGFDLYKNFQDKEWGLVDCISFVIMKNKNITHTLSFDHHFQQARFSLVK
- a CDS encoding helix-turn-helix domain-containing protein, encoding MTVTVLNEAQQERLKEITANLRHIRQEKSIRLEEIAAQTHIRLFFLRALEEWKFEELPEPIFVQGFIRRYADNLGLDGTVIANSFPIDVVPLEFNHSTTKSKLYIPLFVPYIFLLIAASVGLFYLLKPKLSGTSLAKTQDPILSVQQEILPSPGQSISAPQPSPIIKSTPYATTPLTSQSNPSTNVAITLELKGLSWLQVKADGKTAFEGTLSKGESKTWTAKKSLTIRSGNAGAVLVSVNEEQPKPLGNEGQVKEVTYTN
- a CDS encoding ISL3 family transposase, with product MTGKKGIKILTEILDLSGVKVVSHRLHTGIGMILQIEQENSFATCPYCGTTSHKLHQNHRHIIKDLPFGEKEIFLEINRRQFKCEQCKKPFSEDLDFVKKKRTFTNRLANKTIQEVLENDIHSVAAKGIVTKDEIERMLKDASSELPDLKPINLKRLGIDEIALKKGHGNYCAVLVDLDQSKLIAILSGRTQEIIRKTLMGWGTEILENIEEVSIDLWSGYKTLVTELMPNAQVVADRFHVMTQINKELDTQRKREKRKVEDLIKKANTTEKSKYEEILAGLKNSKYPLLKNEDKLTQEQLEKLIQVKNVSPILKEMHEFKEKIRQIFNTTQDWYTGVFKLGMWLSRAKKYFPNSNNTIIRWYQEIIAYFDNRTTSGTVEGINNKLKLIKRSGYGFKNFENFRIRCLLSWHYV
- a CDS encoding MOSC domain-containing protein, with the protein product MPYLARILLYPIKSLDGIEVEKATILPSGALQNDREFAIVDVQGKFVNGKRHAKIHLLRSEFSLKERIIHLKFPDSDSPQTFHLDREQPELQATLSNYFGFAVKLTQNTNMGFPDDTDSPGATVISTATLTETASWFPGMSVDEMRRRMRANIEIDGVPAFWEDKLYTASGETVSFIIGDVQFLGINPCQRCIVPTRDSSLGEAYPNFQKIFVQKRQETIPAWVAVSRFNHFYRLSVNTKVAKSEVGKTIEIGNNIEISSQPI
- a CDS encoding uracil-DNA glycosylase, encoding MSSDTQLSLFNESSFNQKDLIPTDAKIPIPSGTYASMTDLAQHCNNCSRCGLGENRTHAVVGRGNLQAKIMIIGEAPGQSEDETGLPFVGKSGQLLEKILASVELSTENDVYICNINKCRPPENRVPTPDEMAACKPYLLEQIRLVDPQIILLTGATAVKGITGSKQGITKIRGQWLEWEGRLCMPIFHPAYLLRNSSKEKGSPKWLMWQDIQAVKARYDEIRNDG